A stretch of the Sebaldella sp. S0638 genome encodes the following:
- a CDS encoding methyl-accepting chemotaxis protein, which produces MKKVTFKLFFYIALVIIILELAITYLNTRDRNEIYIREMQERLKYNSTILGSELERNLGTAEILADNFAAGLKNREDFRDREQIKSDIDKELQSFILTSGIAGGYYQLNTDNGEVSGSFYISPAGRGTAGALSENDIYEFRTKAENSQSSSGWIMPVYVKDMNTNVALYYMNIDSGNNVKGVLVLALDYSRLEEILKGDEADGEYYLINPGNEIFITNNQDIKINNIKTVENNMLLSMIKNIQSSDRKTGLVSPLHTKREFYSFYKLDDKNIFIMKKNASVLQSVEFFVDNIWMILVFNIAGVVLIYFIIKNVLGKPVSMLDRALYAISRKDLKPVEFGENKFYLQESYNKVLKTYTDFVNEVKENCSDIKKSNNELFEKTSTLLNKNLNKESDILKINTVLHRNQENFDKVYNLLMENHKMNTAILNEFSDINRNINTLRENFEKERENGDLIEKLANEINKISFQINVFGLNSTIEMYSSSGNNSVELEESSKEIRHLANRIKLLSEEIKAILKQEKISFQLKNKSLNLIADYISVFTERFTGLRKNHEREIVRYVENKDNLLGFSSKLEEMRNEVIKNRDVYSKEIYEIKKLEERLKTLITLSEEYKLDSGVYSDGSEAD; this is translated from the coding sequence TTGAAAAAAGTAACTTTTAAACTCTTTTTTTATATAGCACTGGTAATTATAATACTGGAACTGGCAATTACTTATCTGAATACCAGAGACAGAAATGAAATATATATAAGGGAGATGCAGGAAAGACTAAAATATAACAGTACTATTCTGGGATCAGAACTGGAACGCAATCTGGGAACAGCCGAAATACTCGCTGATAACTTTGCGGCAGGGCTGAAAAACAGAGAAGATTTTCGTGACAGGGAGCAGATTAAGTCTGATATTGATAAAGAATTACAGAGCTTTATACTTACATCAGGTATAGCAGGGGGATATTATCAGCTTAATACTGACAACGGGGAAGTTTCCGGTTCTTTTTATATTTCACCTGCAGGAAGAGGAACAGCAGGAGCTCTGTCAGAAAATGACATATATGAATTCAGGACTAAGGCTGAAAACAGCCAGTCTTCTTCAGGATGGATAATGCCTGTGTATGTAAAGGATATGAATACTAATGTTGCCTTATATTATATGAATATAGACAGCGGGAATAATGTCAAAGGCGTGCTTGTACTGGCACTGGATTACAGCAGGCTTGAAGAGATACTGAAAGGCGATGAAGCTGACGGGGAATATTATCTTATTAATCCGGGAAATGAAATCTTTATTACAAATAATCAGGATATTAAAATAAATAATATAAAGACTGTGGAAAATAATATGCTTCTTTCAATGATAAAAAATATCCAGTCTTCTGACAGAAAAACAGGACTTGTATCACCTCTCCATACAAAGAGAGAATTTTATTCATTTTATAAACTTGATGATAAGAATATTTTTATTATGAAAAAGAATGCTTCTGTACTTCAAAGTGTTGAATTTTTTGTGGATAATATCTGGATGATACTGGTATTTAACATAGCAGGTGTAGTTTTAATATATTTTATAATAAAAAATGTTTTAGGAAAGCCGGTTTCTATGCTGGACAGAGCATTATACGCCATCAGCAGGAAAGATCTTAAGCCTGTGGAGTTCGGCGAAAATAAGTTTTATCTTCAGGAAAGTTACAACAAAGTGTTGAAAACATATACCGATTTTGTAAATGAGGTAAAAGAAAACTGTTCTGACATAAAAAAATCAAATAATGAGTTATTTGAAAAGACGAGTACGCTTTTGAATAAAAATCTGAATAAAGAATCTGACATACTGAAAATAAATACAGTGCTGCACAGAAATCAGGAAAATTTTGACAAGGTATATAATCTGTTAATGGAAAACCATAAAATGAATACTGCTATTCTGAACGAATTTTCCGACATAAACAGAAATATAAATACGCTCAGGGAGAATTTTGAAAAAGAGAGGGAAAACGGAGATCTTATAGAGAAGCTGGCAAATGAAATAAATAAAATTTCTTTTCAGATAAATGTTTTCGGGCTGAATTCCACTATAGAAATGTACAGCAGTTCCGGGAATAATTCTGTGGAACTGGAAGAAAGCTCAAAAGAAATAAGACATCTGGCAAACAGAATAAAGCTTTTGTCAGAGGAAATAAAAGCAATTTTGAAACAGGAAAAAATAAGTTTTCAGCTGAAAAACAAGTCGCTGAATCTTATAGCTGATTATATATCAGTATTTACGGAAAGATTTACCGGACTTAGAAAAAATCATGAACGTGAAATAGTAAGATATGTGGAAAATAAAGATAATCTGCTTGGTTTTTCTTCAAAGCTTGAAGAAATGAGAAATGAAGTAATAAAAAACAGAGATGTTTATTCCAAAGAGATTTATGAAATAAAAAAACTGGAAGAAAGGCTGAAAACTCTGATTACACTTTCAGAAGAGTATAAGCTTGATTCCGGGGTATATTCAGACGGAAGTGAGGCAGACTAA
- a CDS encoding chemotaxis protein CheW, protein MENKESILDIYFRDSEDIDNYELLEREIEENFMPGYKKYVFLEDSIFDNFEPENINMKLSYGIFLNDTRKLENILGKFKFVQKYNITYLDDSAEDNDYVELKISRLNNILAQSAGIISVQRELEGFQKYIDYEKQDEYKDLVEKVGKYRENINKVILNSRVVNLKEEVRKIEKIIRDYAKIINKDIDFNVRGMKINFDRYIFYKIKDHIINVFVNSVIYGIESQDERLLYEKNKKGQLGLTFKQEFGEIVIEMLDDGQGIDDMEIFQRAEEAGMVDINRKYTKEEILALVFKPEMSLTNKKEENKERDLTLSNFYNTVEELGGHLKIESKKTQYTLLTARIPLKFILTETLLIKSGNINYAVPFSLVEKTIKTDKVNFSHISDYTYYMFENEEYLVLQIPEKFKKEDNGKSGYGIILNVSGEKYIFLADYIGGLEEVVPQKINVDNKDYKAFLGASILKNGEIALVLDMKNVSKNRDFLEN, encoded by the coding sequence ATGGAAAATAAAGAGAGTATTCTTGATATATATTTCAGGGATTCGGAAGATATTGACAATTATGAACTTCTTGAACGGGAAATAGAGGAAAACTTTATGCCCGGATACAAGAAATATGTATTTCTCGAAGACAGTATATTTGATAATTTTGAACCTGAAAACATAAATATGAAATTAAGCTACGGAATATTTTTGAATGATACCCGGAAACTGGAAAACATACTGGGTAAATTCAAATTCGTCCAGAAATATAATATTACTTACCTTGATGACAGCGCAGAGGATAATGATTATGTGGAATTAAAGATATCCAGACTTAATAATATTCTCGCCCAGAGTGCGGGAATAATATCGGTTCAGAGAGAGCTCGAGGGTTTTCAGAAATATATTGACTATGAAAAACAGGACGAATATAAAGATCTTGTAGAAAAAGTGGGGAAATACAGAGAAAATATAAATAAAGTAATTCTTAATTCAAGAGTGGTAAATCTAAAGGAAGAAGTAAGGAAAATAGAAAAAATAATACGTGATTATGCCAAAATAATAAATAAAGATATAGACTTTAATGTAAGAGGAATGAAAATTAATTTTGACAGATACATTTTTTATAAAATAAAAGACCATATAATAAATGTTTTTGTCAATTCTGTTATATACGGAATAGAGTCTCAGGATGAGCGGCTTCTCTATGAGAAAAATAAAAAAGGACAGCTTGGGCTGACTTTTAAACAGGAATTCGGTGAGATTGTTATTGAAATGCTTGATGACGGTCAGGGAATTGATGATATGGAAATATTTCAGCGCGCAGAAGAAGCAGGAATGGTGGATATTAACAGAAAGTACACAAAAGAAGAGATACTGGCTCTGGTATTTAAGCCTGAAATGTCACTTACGAATAAAAAAGAAGAAAACAAAGAAAGAGATCTGACTTTATCGAATTTTTATAATACAGTGGAGGAACTGGGAGGACATCTGAAAATAGAGAGCAAAAAAACACAGTATACACTCCTTACAGCAAGAATACCGCTGAAATTTATACTTACGGAAACTCTTCTGATAAAGTCCGGAAATATTAATTATGCAGTACCTTTCAGTCTTGTGGAAAAAACAATAAAAACAGACAAGGTAAATTTTTCCCATATTTCGGATTATACATATTATATGTTTGAAAATGAGGAATATCTGGTTTTGCAAATTCCCGAAAAGTTTAAAAAAGAAGATAACGGTAAGTCCGGATACGGGATTATACTAAATGTAAGCGGGGAAAAGTATATATTTCTCGCAGACTACATAGGCGGTCTTGAAGAAGTGGTGCCTCAGAAAATAAATGTGGATAATAAGGATTATAAAGCGTTTTTAGGTGCTTCGATATTGAAAAACGGCGAAATAGCACTTGTACTGGATATGAAAAATGTAAGCAAGAACAGGGATTTTCTTGAAAATTAA
- the trpS gene encoding tryptophan--tRNA ligase, with product MMRSLSGIQPSGILHIGNYFGAIKQFIDLQDEYEGFYFLADFHALTSLPDSENLKYNTMSAILDYLACGLDPEKSTLFLQSDVPEHTELSWILSNVTPLGLLERGHSYKDKVAKGIKPNTGLFTYPVLMAADILIYDSDIVPVGKDQKQHLEMTRDIAIKFNEHYNKEVFKLPEEKILETLAVVPGTDGEKMSKSYKNIINMFLPEKELKKQVMSIVTDSTPLEEPKNPDNNITKLYSLFASKEEIQAMKDNFTGGNYGYGHGKTELYNKILEYFAPYREKREELENNMDYVEKILKKGAEKARDIASKKVSEVRKTVGLMGRNY from the coding sequence ATAATGAGAAGTTTATCTGGAATACAACCAAGCGGTATTCTCCATATCGGTAATTATTTCGGTGCAATTAAGCAATTTATAGATTTACAGGACGAATACGAGGGTTTTTACTTTCTTGCTGATTTTCACGCACTTACTTCGCTCCCTGACAGTGAGAATCTGAAATACAATACAATGAGTGCGATTTTGGATTATCTGGCATGTGGTCTTGATCCTGAAAAGTCTACATTATTTTTACAGTCTGATGTCCCAGAGCATACAGAGCTTTCATGGATTCTGTCTAATGTCACGCCTCTGGGTCTCCTTGAAAGAGGACATTCTTATAAAGATAAAGTTGCCAAGGGAATAAAGCCGAATACAGGACTTTTCACTTACCCTGTACTTATGGCGGCAGATATTTTGATTTATGATTCTGACATTGTTCCTGTGGGAAAAGATCAGAAGCAGCATTTGGAAATGACGAGAGATATTGCCATAAAATTCAATGAACATTATAATAAAGAAGTATTCAAACTTCCGGAAGAAAAGATACTTGAGACTTTGGCTGTAGTTCCGGGAACTGACGGGGAAAAAATGAGTAAATCGTATAAAAATATAATTAATATGTTTCTTCCTGAAAAAGAATTGAAAAAACAGGTTATGAGTATTGTTACAGACTCTACTCCGCTTGAGGAGCCGAAGAATCCTGATAATAATATTACAAAGCTGTATTCTCTGTTTGCATCTAAAGAAGAGATTCAGGCAATGAAGGATAATTTTACCGGCGGGAATTACGGGTATGGTCATGGTAAGACTGAGCTTTATAATAAAATTCTTGAGTATTTTGCTCCGTACAGAGAGAAAAGGGAAGAACTGGAAAATAACATGGATTATGTGGAAAAGATTCTAAAAAAAGGTGCTGAAAAGGCGAGGGATATTGCTTCTAAAAAAGTTAGTGAGGTTAGGAAAACTGTGGGGTTGATGGGGAGGAATTACTAG
- a CDS encoding EVE domain-containing protein: MKNKKFWIGVVSKNNVMKGVEGGFIQLCHGKKAPLAKIKKGDWLVYYSSKEDIDDKKPYQYFTAVAEITGDFEYQYDMSYGFVPFRKDARFYKCNEVDIRSLIPELSFIEDKKHWGYYFRYNYLEISRDDFIIIWKAMNVQYK; this comes from the coding sequence ATGAAAAATAAAAAATTCTGGATAGGTGTCGTTTCCAAAAATAACGTTATGAAGGGTGTCGAAGGCGGTTTTATCCAGCTTTGCCACGGAAAAAAAGCCCCTCTTGCCAAAATAAAAAAAGGCGACTGGCTTGTTTACTACTCCTCAAAAGAAGATATTGACGATAAAAAGCCTTACCAATATTTCACTGCTGTTGCAGAAATAACAGGAGATTTTGAATATCAGTATGATATGAGCTACGGCTTTGTTCCTTTTAGAAAAGATGCCAGATTCTATAAATGCAACGAGGTTGACATAAGGTCTCTTATTCCCGAATTATCATTTATAGAGGATAAAAAACACTGGGGTTACTATTTTAGATATAATTATCTGGAAATCAGCAGAGATGATTTTATTATTATATGGAAAGCCATGAATGTACAATATAAATAA
- a CDS encoding vitamin B12 dependent-methionine synthase activation domain-containing protein, whose amino-acid sequence MISDLKIDKDEVLRYLYHKNEPLEKNLDDLVDSLIIETTEIARPRFIYNIFSIEKNNGILLQNTNLTLTGKDIARHLEKSEKCAVLCATLGSEIEMKINYYSKIELLKSVILDACASTLIEALCDNAENLIKEEAEKNGFFITTRYSPGYGDFDISVQKDLLNLIEAPKRIGVTVTDSFIMLPRKSVSAVIGFQSEKTKKETDKCSTCNLKENCSFRKGNTYCGT is encoded by the coding sequence ATGATTTCAGATTTAAAAATTGATAAAGACGAGGTTCTGCGATATCTGTATCATAAAAACGAACCTCTTGAAAAGAATCTTGACGACCTTGTCGACTCTCTGATAATAGAAACAACAGAGATAGCAAGACCAAGATTTATATATAATATTTTTTCAATAGAAAAAAATAACGGAATACTTCTGCAAAACACCAATCTTACCCTGACGGGAAAAGATATAGCAAGACACCTTGAAAAGTCCGAAAAATGTGCTGTTTTGTGTGCTACACTAGGCAGTGAAATAGAAATGAAAATAAATTACTATTCAAAAATAGAATTATTAAAGTCGGTTATACTTGATGCCTGTGCCAGTACCCTTATAGAGGCTTTATGCGATAACGCAGAAAATCTCATAAAAGAAGAAGCTGAAAAAAACGGCTTTTTTATTACCACCAGATATAGTCCGGGCTATGGCGACTTTGATATCTCTGTTCAAAAAGACCTTCTGAATCTTATAGAAGCTCCCAAAAGAATCGGAGTTACCGTAACTGATTCTTTTATCATGCTGCCAAGAAAATCTGTCAGTGCTGTTATAGGTTTTCAGTCTGAAAAAACAAAAAAAGAAACTGATAAATGCAGTACCTGTAATCTGAAGGAAAACTGCAGCTTTAGAAAGGGGAATACATACTGTGGGACTTAA